From one Leishmania major strain Friedlin complete genome, chromosome 33 genomic stretch:
- the AAT26 gene encoding amino acid permease-like protein — translation MFGCAMMSLSSGSVLGAALSLAVTTMGAGILTLPSAYADAGIIPATLILVGVGILTVFSIDYIILGVDKLCRNSYEELTRELLGKKAEEVVRWMLIIYNTGSAIGYLVVLEDLVAPMQPLVTRYLPALTTPKHSLLSFWAVFILPLSCVPTLGALHISSFLAISSTSFICIMIMFRYFVPGPTELSAMTTDAIANGTASANWWWGKYPLLALPIIMFSFDCQSLVFQIYAGLDDMRRSVMIKVAIISLIVTGVIHAAVGLFGYLSNPVDVRENIISNYDPNVDRLFQIGYLLYTAPMILAFVLMMFPIRDSIFILWYGYSSASMATHVPRSKDFTRLVRQEEALELIVNAESGHQHNHCNGFGSKHSYGSVKEELQQVIEVKKHHNNIERIPLRDHLIISVTLSTLCVAVALLVPGIVSVVSLLGGLCSSTLCFIVPGLYRWQLHNKNIARCQTFWEIALMVLMVVFGGVAAILGTAVWVEGVLLSM, via the coding sequence ATGTTCGGCTGCGCGATGATGAGCttgagcagcggcagcgttctCGGAGCTGCCCTGAGCCTTGCCGTCACCACCATGGGTGCCGGCATCCTCACACTGCCTTCCGCCTACGCAGATGCGGGCATCATCCCTGCAACTCTTATCCTCGTCGGTGTCGGCATTCTCACAGTGTTCTCGATAGACTACATCATCCTAGGTGTAGACAAGCTATGTCGTAACTCGTACGAGGAGCTCACACGTGAGTTGCTTGGCAAGAAGGCGGAAGAAGTGGTACGATGGATGCTAATCATTTATAACACAGGATCTGCTATTGGATACCTCGTCGTCTTGGAAGACCTTGTAGCACCGATGCAGCCTCTCGTCACCAGGTACCTGCCCGCGCTCACCACGCCGAAGCACTCACTGCTCTCCTTCTGGGCCGTTTTCATCCTGCCCCTCTCCTGCGTTCCCACGCTGGGGGCCTTGCAcatctcctccttcctcgccATCTCATCGACGAGTTTCATCTGCATCATGATCATGTTCCGCTACTTCGTGCCGGGCCCCACGGAGCTATCCGCCATGACGACAGATGCCATCGCCAACGGCACAGCATCTGCCAACTGGTGGTGGGGTAAGTACCCCTTGCTGGCTCTGCCGATCATCATGTTCTCGTTCGACTGCCAGTCCCTCGTATTTCAGATATACGCTGGCCTGGACGACATGCGGCGAAGCGTCATGATTAAGGTGGCCATCATCAGCCTCATCGTCACTGGCGTCATCCACGCTGCTGTCGGTCTCTTTGGCTACCTCTCGAACCCGGTGGACGTGCGCGAGAACATCATCAGCAACTACGACCCCAACGTCGACCGCCTCTTTCAGATTGGCTACCTTCTGTACACTGCGCCGATGATTTTAGCATTTGTTTTGATGATGTTCCCTATTCGCGACTCGATCTTCATTTTGTGGTATGGCTACAGCTCTGCGTCGATGGCGACACACGTGCCGCGTAGCAAGGACTTCACGCGACTTGTACGCCAAGAAGAAGCACTGGAACTGATCGTGAATGCGGAAAGTGGGCATCAGCACAACCACTGTAACGGTTTCGGTAGCAAACACAGCTACGGCAGCGTCAAGGAGGAACTGCAGCAGGTTATCGAAGTGAAGAAGCACCACAACAATATTGAGCGGATTCCGCTGCGAGATCATCTCATAATTAGCGTCACACTGAGCACTctgtgcgtggcggtggcccTCCTGGTTCCTGGGATCGTGTCGGTGGTCTCGTTACTTGGAGGTCTGTGTTCCTCCACGCTGTGCTTTATCGTGCCTGGTCTGTACCGCTGGCAGCTGCACAACAAGAACATTGCTCGCTGTCAGACGTTTTGGGAGATAGCGCTCATGGTGTTGATGGTAGTCTttggcggcgttgccgccaTCTTAGGCACCGCTGTGTGGGTCGAGGGCGTCCTACTCAGCATGTAA